The Oscarella lobularis chromosome 4, ooOscLobu1.1, whole genome shotgun sequence nucleotide sequence TCATGGGCCAACGTTGCCGCCTCATCAAAAGTCAGTCAAAAgcgcggtggcggcggcggcggcggcggcggcggcggcggcggcgctgtcACTTCATCGGTcaatcctcctcctcctcctcctccgggGATTACCGCTCTGCCGCAACGGGAACGCCCACCCACCCGTCGTCAGCCAAATCCTCAGGGAGGAGGAATCGTCGAATCGCCAAAAGTAGTCAATCAGCAACTGCCTGCTCCTACTCCAATTTCCTCTTCTCAGACAGCGCCTCCCATGCGTCAGTCACGTCACCCCGACACTCATCAAATTTTCATTGGAAATTTGCCCAATACGGTGACGGAGCAGCAAGTGCGCGAGACCTTTTCTGACTGGGGAAACGTGATTGAAATTCGGCTGAATCCCAAGCATTTTGGTTTTGTCATCTTCGACGGTCCAACGCCCGTGCAGAATCTTTTGAAGCACGTCGAATCCGGAAAGAATCAGATCCTGGTCAACAAGTCGCGAGTCAATctggaggagaagaaatctCTACCCAAACTGGGGGGCGGCGGTCGAAAAGACGGAGGAATGCCATACCAGAATCGTTCCGGAGGAGGCGAAAGGGGCAGCAGTCGTTTCGGCGCGAAAATGAGCAGCGAAGGGTCACGTCGTTAGGGAACCTATATATTGCTGCACTAACCTGAATGGAGGGCCTTTTATAAATTACATAGAGGAGGGGTTCCTCGTTTGTCGCGTTGTGACATTTTTGTCTGTGTGTTCGGTGGTCAGTGCGTGCATGTTTAGCCGTCGTGTGTATGTGTGTGCCTGTGCGTCCCTCTCTGCAAGAAAATGCATTGATTTTAACTGTAGTATGTGTCCCTGCGCGCGTATACAGATACTATTTACTTTACGTGCACGTGATGATACGGTTTTTGATGGGGGCGCTTGGAGTGGAAGAAGGGTAGAGGTAATAGCCAGCGCCACCAATACCGCTTGGGTCCCAGTGTCGATTCCAAATTTTGGAGCCAGCCTGTTGGAAAGTCGCGTTGTTGAGAGTCTTCTGTTGTCGAGTCAATTGTAAGATGAGTGGCGTGATTTGAATGGCTGCTGTCCGCGTTggctttttgtttttggtTTCTCTTCCAGACGCGATGCTTGAGAAATTCGTGGAGGGTTTGACCGGCACAGGATACGTGAAAAATCAGGCCAAAAAATGTACACAGAACAGCGGCGGAGAAAGTAGAAAGCCAAAAGAGaggaccgccgccgccgtaaTCCTGACACAAATCATCTAGTGAGCCGGGAACAGGAGTCACATCTAAAAAGAAGTGTCACTATCGTTGCACGAGGAGAAGTCTCGCAATGAGAACCGTTGTTTTGTGAAGAAATGCTTTTGCAGTATTTGTAGGGTTCTTTTGATACGTAGACAGCATAGAGACAGCTGAGAAAAAACAGCACCTTTGCTCAGCAGAATGTATAGATCATATACTATACCTCATTGCGCagtagaaaacgaagagaaagaagttgTGAGCGTTGTTTAGGCCAATACAGTTGGCAGCAAAAATGCAATGGTGATCATGCTTTAATACACATCCATCGCATGTGAAGCAGTGGTGGGCTCTAGGCGGCTTAGCTCTCTTACACTCAGCGCACCAACGGGAACTAGAAACAACAGGACACGTCAAATTGCTATTACTAAAAAGAACAAACTAAGGACCTTGGTTCATCACTGCCTTGCGTTTGCTGATCTTTTGTGAAGCCAGGCGAAACAATGATTATTTTGATGAAATGATAGAACATGTTACTGGGTGCATAAAAGACAATAATAAGATGACTGAAAGACCTCTTCTTCAGTTATCTGTCCTACCTATTGAGGTAAATAGACGGAACGTAATGTATAATGGCtagatgaagagaaagaggaagccAACTGGTTTCAGGATAATCATTCTAAAATAGAATAGACGTGTTGAAAGTTTTCAATGTATTGAGATTAAACGACTTACAGTAAAAAAAGGTACGACGTGAGAGAAGTGAAAATATATGGGAAGAGATATCAAACCGAATACCGACACCATAACGAGGTACTCCGCTTTATCGCTGACTTTCATTGCGGACGTCATCATGCGAGTAATATGGAGCGATCTCCTGTAGAGAGAGTAACGGTTTTCAAGAAGGAATATCTCGCGGATCTTGTGACCATGGTCTGAAGCCTAGCGCTTGAATGAGGTTCAGAAGTAGCTCCAAAATAAGCGGAAATGTCACCATCAGACATACGAAAACAATTGCTATCAGCAACGCTATGCTGAAAACTCCTAAAGCCATTTTTCGTGCAGAAAACCTCGTGCGCTACAACTGGGTCTGGCAATCCCGGATTACCAAGCTTGCGTTGCTAAGACAAACGAAAGTCTTGTTCGTGGAGCCGAAAGAATGTCTGACACGGCTTTGAAGGCTGGAGAAAAGACGTCCGACTACTACAGGACGCATAACCTTCCTGAACGCTTCAATCAACCCGGTAAGAACGCCTTTTTCCGCGGCTTTCGCAACGACCGACCGTTTTCTGTCATTCTCTGGTCTGATCGTCCTTTCGTGTGCTTCATCCAGTTGCAAAAAATATTGGTAATCCAGTTTTCACGTTTGAAGGGACGATCGCCACGGAAAACAGCCGCGAAGGTCGAATAGGGGGccgtcgtttttttatttgccgccgcaaattaattaattaaaataaaccTCTAATTAAAGATTGTTTTCGTGGCTACGGCTCAAAAAATGAACACCCTATGTATCggacggcaacgtcgtcataCGGGTGAGTCCAAATCCAATAAATCAAAGTACAGTACACGCTATTTATAGTTTTATAGGAGTCATGCTCCGAACGTTCACACGGTGCCGACCAGCTTTCACGGAAGGTCTCAGAAATTTTCAGAAGTCAGTTCCTAAAAATGGCGcattatattaattaatgacacTATCCTTAGCACCTTGGCAAATCTGGGATGTATAGAAATCACTCTCTAAATACTTCCTCAGACAAGAGTAAAGTGTAGAGTTCTTGTCGTGTTACTAGGATACTTGTGGAGAGTGCCTAATTTTCCATCTGTTGCCGCCTGCTCTTCTTTAGCTTCATAATCAAATAAGAACGCCCCTTTCGATTGCCCATCGCTCCGTCAAGTCAAAACCATTTCTCTCTAATGCGCCACTCCTTGACGACCTATTGCTTTCTTTGGCGCTTTTCTACGCATCGTGACGGCACGACACGCCTTCGATTCGCGCGATTGGTCAGAGCccgtctgacgtcatcgaccgCAAGGTCACCATCAAAAACGTCTGTTAGCCGAACTCTACCGCCCCTTTTCCTCTGCCTCTCTCTTCTGCACGCTGGCAATGAAGTCGATCGTGCACAAAATGGCCGCCTGTCGGCTCGAAACGAAAGGTAAAGACGACGGGACACGCGACAAGACCGCATCCGTGTGTGTCGAGAGAAAAACATTGGAGCGGGGGGCCCCAATTTCCATTCTCGTGCGTGCAGCGTCCGACTTCGACGATCTATacgaaatcggcgaacaGATCGGCAGCGGCGGATTCGGCCGCGTCTACGACGGAATCCGCAAAGCCGATCGCGAACGGGTCGGTCCAAAACGCGAAAGCGCAAAGTCgcacgaaaagcgaacgcgcGATCGATTCTTTCTCGCAggtcgccgtcaaagtcgtctcgAAGAAACGCGTACTGCACTGGTGCAAGGTGAGCTATTGAATCGATCAATCATCGAGGCGAAAGCCTTGGTAATAATGAATCGCTCGCCGACTGACCGCTGTCGCCACCACAAGCATTTATCGTTCGCCTGCGGTTCgagcgcgcgacgtcgcgctaCGCGGACAATACGACCTTTTTTCTCAACGCGCATTCCTTAGGCGTCCGGAGGGAAAACGATTCCGCGCGAAGTGGCGCTTTTGCGTCAGATCGAGCACGTAAACGTCATCCGTCTGTACGACTACTACGAAAAGGCGGACAGCGTCTACATGATACTCGAACAGCCGCGTCCCATGATGGATCTGTTCGATTTTATCACGGCGGCGTGTCCGCTTTGCGAGCGCACCGCCAAATTCCTCTTCAAGCaaatcgtcgaatcgattgcCTTCTGTCACGCGGCCGGCGTCGTTCATCGCGACATCAAGGACGAAAATATTTTGCTCGAGCTCGCGACGGGACGCACGAAACTCATCGATTTCGGATCGGGAGCATTTCTCAAAGAAGGACCTTACACTGATTACGAAGGTCCGTACCTTCTGGCCACGTGTCTAGACAAGCGCCACTTCCGCGTCGCTCGCGAACCACTTccggttttcttcttttgttctCTTAGGTACGAGGGTCTATAGTCCTCCAGAGTGGATCAAGCATCATAAGTATCTGGCCGAGCCGGCTGCTATATGGTCTCTCGGCATACTTCTCTACGATATGGTGATGGGCGACGTGCCgtttgaaaaagacgacgaaattcttcaCGCCGATTTGAAATTTAGTCGATCGTGCACTCGGGGTAAAAAACatccctctctctttttcccaacgagattcttcttcttgtagCCGTCGTTCATCTCATTCGATGCATGTTGACGCGTCCGCCAAGCGGTCGGCCAACATTCAGTCAAGTTTTGGATCACGTATGGCTGCTCACTGCCGTGCGTAGAATCGATCTCACGTTGCCCAAGTTGCACAAGGCAATCGTTCATCCGCCCGGCAAAGCATCGCCCAATCTCGCCGGCGATATTCCCAAGAAgctatcgacgtcgtcatcaactCGGCTCGCTGACGTCAGATCGGTTTCTTCCGGGTATGGGAGTGTGGGGCGGCGAACAAAGGTCCAGCCTCTGCATCGGTCTCCCTTACTTGAGGCTAAGCGACAGAGTCTCCAATTTACACCCTCGTCTGTCAAATTTGATGGTTCGCGTAGCCAGCCTGAGATTGTGATATAAATTAGAGaggctcttttcttttctttttgattttctacTTCTGCACTATGTGCCAGGCTTTATTTTTTGGGTTGCGAGTCAGAATTAATGCTTCTAGAACATTTCGCCTACTAGTAGTTGCCTCTGTTTTGtgattgagtacactgttATAAAAATTTAGAGTAGCACGCTCGGTAGAcaaatgattttttgactAAACTGTACTATGTCCTGGTGGGGACAAGATtttctcaatctgtttttcCAGCGTTCTATTGGCTCTAGCGCCGCCTCTTCGAGACATTGCGGCACGGAAAAAGACGCAATTGGTACGTCGCCGTTGTTCTTTGTGGTCACGGAAGCCGTGTGAACTCGAAGAGGAATCATACCAAGGCAATTTGACCCTGGGCCTTCATCGTTGTACCAATATAGCACCGGGTATCCTAATAGCCACCCGAAGGCCGTGGAGAGTTGAAAAGGAGATTTTTTGAACTCGTCGGCGCGTTTGTTTGCGTGGAATGCGCGCAATTGGAGTCGAATAATCCGATCGGTATCCGGGTCTGGGATT carries:
- the LOC136186416 gene encoding ras GTPase-activating protein-binding protein 2-like, whose amino-acid sequence is MDHSRAQRVGTEFVRQYYTLLHEDPLQLHRFYLDQSSFVHASGQSNDEPVVGQKQIYAKMRALSFVDCRTTIRQTDSQPTIDKAIVVQVCGEISNNGAPMRPFVQTFVLSPESAKKYYVRNDIFRYQDEIWETSATTSAPAQTADPISLDVSAADSTPYGAAQVINGSAGANDPPPERTEGEGAETNARAPADEEENAEDQGEPPLQGKEEEEEPPTKSSWANVAASSKVSQKRGGGGGGGGGGGGGAVTSSVNPPPPPPPGITALPQRERPPTRRQPNPQGGGIVESPKVVNQQLPAPTPISSSQTAPPMRQSRHPDTHQIFIGNLPNTVTEQQVRETFSDWGNVIEIRLNPKHFGFVIFDGPTPVQNLLKHVESGKNQILVNKSRVNLEEKKSLPKLGGGGRKDGGMPYQNRSGGGERGSSRFGAKMSSEGSRR
- the LOC136186418 gene encoding uncharacterized protein yields the protein MALGVFSIALLIAIVFVCLMVTFPLILELLLNLIQALGFRPWRSLHITRMMTSAMKVSDKAEYLVMVSVFGLISLPIYFHFSHVVPFFTNDYPETSWLPLSLHLAIIHYVPSIYLNSNMFYHFIKIIIVSPGFTKDQQTQGSDEPSSRWCAECKRAKPPRAHHCFTCDGCVLKHDHHCIFAANCIGLNNAHNFFLFVFYCAMSCLYAVYVSKEPYKYCKSISSQNNDVTPVPGSLDDLCQDYGGGGPLFWLSTFSAAVLCTFFGLIFHVSCAGQTLHEFLKHRVWKRNQKQKANADSSHSNHATHLTIDSTTEDSQQRDFPTGWLQNLESTLGPKRYWWRWLLPLPFFHSKRPHQKPYHHVHVK
- the LOC136186424 gene encoding piercer of microtubule wall 1 protein-like, translated to MSDTALKAGEKTSDYYRTHNLPERFNQPVAKNIGNPVFTFEGTIATENSREDCFRGYGSKNEHPMYRTATSSYGSHAPNVHTVPTSFHGRSQKFSEHLGKSGMYRNHSLNTSSDKSKV
- the LOC136186417 gene encoding serine/threonine-protein kinase pim-1-like isoform X1; this translates as MKSIVHKMAACRLETKGKDDGTRDKTASVCVERKTLERGAPISILVRAASDFDDLYEIGEQIGSGGFGRVYDGIRKADRERVAVKVVSKKRVLHWCKASGGKTIPREVALLRQIEHVNVIRLYDYYEKADSVYMILEQPRPMMDLFDFITAACPLCERTAKFLFKQIVESIAFCHAAGVVHRDIKDENILLELATGRTKLIDFGSGAFLKEGPYTDYEGTRVYSPPEWIKHHKYLAEPAAIWSLGILLYDMVMGDVPFEKDDEILHADLKFSRSCTRAVVHLIRCMLTRPPSGRPTFSQVLDHVWLLTAVRRIDLTLPKLHKAIVHPPGKASPNLAGDIPKKLSTSSSTRLADVRSVSSGYGSVGRRTKVQPLHRSPLLEAKRQSLQFTPSSVKFDGSRSQPEIVI
- the LOC136186417 gene encoding serine/threonine-protein kinase pim-1-like isoform X2; this encodes MKSIVHKMAACRLETKASDFDDLYEIGEQIGSGGFGRVYDGIRKADRERVAVKVVSKKRVLHWCKASGGKTIPREVALLRQIEHVNVIRLYDYYEKADSVYMILEQPRPMMDLFDFITAACPLCERTAKFLFKQIVESIAFCHAAGVVHRDIKDENILLELATGRTKLIDFGSGAFLKEGPYTDYEGTRVYSPPEWIKHHKYLAEPAAIWSLGILLYDMVMGDVPFEKDDEILHADLKFSRSCTRAVVHLIRCMLTRPPSGRPTFSQVLDHVWLLTAVRRIDLTLPKLHKAIVHPPGKASPNLAGDIPKKLSTSSSTRLADVRSVSSGYGSVGRRTKVQPLHRSPLLEAKRQSLQFTPSSVKFDGSRSQPEIVI
- the LOC136186422 gene encoding UPF0739 protein C1orf74 homolog, with the translated sequence MVSLDGWKEAIWSRFRSRSVRERWKTIAASIICLDIGIKDAYLYDCGESARLRSLKCPSGAELDFLTIEDDIFIISRSPCEKRLAEDVRDDFSRLLFVDASSQLSRPRIPDPDTDRIIRLQLRAFHANKRADEFKKSPFQLSTAFGWLLGYPVLYWYNDEGPGSNCLGMIPLRVHTASVTTKNNGDVPIASFSVPQCLEEAALEPIERWKNRLRKSCPHQDIVQFSQKIICLPSVLL